In the Brienomyrus brachyistius isolate T26 unplaced genomic scaffold, BBRACH_0.4 scaffold93, whole genome shotgun sequence genome, one interval contains:
- the LOC125727321 gene encoding NACHT, LRR and PYD domains-containing protein 12-like isoform X2: MGGSASEMCPPVGCKRKSPESVLMERADSPVPSCVSLKSDASMDPLLSFREGPFPTDQSVLMKRTDSPVPSCVSLKSDRSIENRLNFREGPFPTDQRDQMEDCSSDLHDKSGLSSILKSLEEKAMKFLKEELKTFVRHLDQNYPECSEPQLEEDNDLDCDGQMQKTSVREVALKITVYILRIMKHNDLADLLDKRQLMLQHQQEIKCKLKKQCECVFEGKAKEGQPTLLSEIYTELYITEGGTGAVNDEHEVRQIETASKKRRTEDTTVKCNDIFKHLCGRETPIRTVLTKGVAGIGKTVSVQKFILDWAEGKANQDVHFIFALPFRDLNLIKGEYSLIELLCHFVPELKSFQSTELFSSKVLFIFDGLDECRLPLDFQNNESWFDITKKTSLDVLLTNLIKGNLLPSALLWITSRPAAANQIPPECVHQVTEIRGFSDAQKEEYFRRRFRDQSVASRIITHVKSSRSLFIMCHIPVFCWISATVLKRFFSETDRGEIPRTLTEMYTHFLIFQTSLKNDKYMKKQETKLKEYSKEFLLKLGKLAFDNLEKGNLIFYEQDLTGNGIDVTETSVYSGVCTEVFKEEYGLYQEKVYCFVHLSIQEYLAALYVFLSNSSADLLKTAVNEALESKNGHLDLYLRFLLGLSTDSSKTLLQRLLGPTETNSYTIKDTAQYIKGKIQENLSPERTINLFHCLTELGDNSLVEEVQRYLNSGNISVDDLSPAQYSALAFVMLMSDEELDVFDLKKYIRSDEEHCRLLPVVKNSRTALLNSCDLIDKHCEVLSSALRSNSSPLRELDLSENNLKDSGVKLLSAALGDLHCKLEILRLSGCRVTEEGCSSLASALKLNLSHLRELDLSYNHPGDSGVKLLSAVLEDPSCKLEKLQVGRCELTEKCCEALASALRSNSSPLRGLDLSDNDLQDSGVKLLSAGLGDLHCKLEILRLSGCKVTEEGCSSLASALKLNPSHLRELDLSYNHPGDSGVKLLSAVLEDPSCKLEKLHVDHGGECRTRPGLQKYSCQLTLDPNTANRHLSLSGGNRKVTWGAEWQPYPDHPERFDSWEQVLCRESLTGRCYWEAEWDGYGALIGVTYKGIRRKGVSDYLLGFNDKSWSLCCNTDSYSVRHNNKQTLIPIKPSGSRRVGVYLDWGAGALSFYRVSSDGLTPLHRFTSSFTESLYPGFRVFINSSVSL; this comes from the exons atgggtggatctgcttctgaaatgtgcccccctgtggggtgtaagagaaagagccctgagag tgtcctgatggagagagcagactcccctgtacccagctgtgtttccctgaagagtgacgcgTCAATGGACCCCCTACTcagcttcagagagggaccttttcctacagatcaaag tgtcctgatgaagagaacagactcccctgtacccagctgtgtttccctgaagagtgacaggtcaatagAAAACCGACtcaacttcagagagggaccttttcctacagatcaaag agaccaaatggaagattgcagttcagatctacatgataaatcgggtttatcatccatattgaag tcgctagaggaaaaagccatgaagttcctgaaggaggaactgaagacgtttgtgaggcacctagatcagaattacccagaatgctctgagcctcagctggaggaggacaatgacctggactgtgatggtcagatgcagaagaccagtgttagagaggtagctctgaagatcacagtgtacatcctgaggatcaTGAAACATAATGATCTTGCTGACCTGCTGGACAAGA gacagctcatgctgcaacatcaacaggaaatcaaatgtaaacttaagaagcaatgtgagtgtgtatttgaagggaaagctaaggaaggacagccaacacttctcagtgagatttacacagaactctacataactgaaggtgggactggagcagtcaatgatgaacatgaagtgagacagattgaaacagcatccaagaaaaggcgaacagaagatactacagtcaagtgcaatgatatatttaaacacttatgtgggcgtgagacaccgatcagaactgtactcactaaaggggtggcaggtatcgggaaaacagtctctgtgcagaaatttattctcgactgggcagaaggaaaagcaaaccaggatgttcacttcatatttgctcttcctttccgggacctgaatttgattaagggtgaatacagtctcaTTGAACTGCTTtgccactttgtcccagaactgaaatcatttcaatctactgagctgtttagctccaaagtcttgttcatctttgatggtctggatgagtgtcgccttcctctcgattttcagaacaatgagagctggtttgatataacaaagaaaacgtcactggatgtgctgttaactaacctcattaaggggaatctgctcccatccgctctcctctggataacctcccggccagcagcagccaatcagatacctcctgagtgtgtccaccaggtgacagagatacgagggttcagtgatgcccagaaggaggagtatttcaggaggagatttAGGGATCAGAgcgtggccagcaggattatcacacatgtgaaatcatcaaggagcctcttcatcatgtgccacatacctgtgttctgctggatttcagccactgtgcttaagaggttttttagtgagactgacaggggagaaattccaaggactctgactgaaatgtacacacacttcctgatctttcagacaagtttaaaaaatgacaagtatatgaaaaaacaAGAAACTAAGCTTAaagaatacagcaaggaattccttttaaaacttggtaaacttgcttttgacaaccttgagaaaggcaatctcatattttatgagcaagatctgacagggaatggcattgatgtcactgaaacttcagtttactctggagtgtgcacagaagtctttaaagaggagtatgggttgtaccaggagaaggtgtactgctttgtgcatctgagcatccaggagtatctcgctgctttatatgtttttctgtcaaactcatcagctgacctgctgaagactgcagtgaatgaggcattagagagcaagaatggacacttggacctctacctccgcttcctcctgggcctctcaacagactccagtaagactctgttacaaaggctactggggccGACAGAAACCAACTCATATACCATTAAGGATACAGCCCAGTACATCAAGGggaaaatacaggagaatttatctccagaaaggaccatcaacctgttccactgtctgactgaactgggtgacaattctctagtagaggaagtacaaagatacctgaattcaggaaacatttcagtagatgacctctcacctgcacagtactcagctctggcctttgtgatgctgatgtcagatgaggagctggatgtgtttgacctgaagaaatacatcagatcagatgaagagcactgcaggctgctgcctgtggtcaagaactccaggacggctct gctgaacagctgtgatctcatagataaacactgtgaagtgctgtcttcagctctaagatcaaactcttcccccctgagagagctggacctgagtgagaataacctgaaggattcaggagtgaagctgctctctgctgcactgggggatttacactgtaaactggagatattgag gctgtcaggctgtagagtcacagaagaaggctgttcttccctggcttcagctctgaagttaaacctctcacacctgagagagctggacctgagctacaatcacccaggagactcaggagtgaagctgctctctgctgtactggaggatcccagctgtaaactggagaagctgca ggtgggccggtgtgaactcacagagaaatgctgtgaggcactggcttcagctctcagatcaaactcctcacccctgagagggctggacctgagtgacaatgacctacaggactcaggagtgaagctgctctctgctggactgggggacttacactgtaaactggaaatactgag gctgtcaggctgtaaagtcacagaagaaggctgttcttccctggcttcagctctgaagttaaacccctcacacctgagagagctggatctgagctacaatcacccaggagactcaggagtgaagctgctctctgctgtactggaggatcccagctgtaaactggagaagctgca tgtggatcacggtggagagtgcaggaccagaccaggcttacagaaat actcctgccagctgacgctggaccccaacacagcaaacagacacctgtctctgtcaggagggaacaggaaggtgacatggggggcagagtggcagccatatcctgatcatccagagagatttgacagctgggaacaagttctgtgcagagagagtctgactggccgctgttactgggaggctgagtgggatggatatgGAGCCCTGATAGGagtcacttataaagggatcaggaggaaggGAGTGAGTGATTATCTgcttggattcaatgacaagtcatggagtctgtgctgtaatactgacagttactctgtccggcacaataataaacagactctcatacccataaagccctcaggctcccgcagagtaggagtgtatctggactggggggctggtgctctgtccttctacagagtctcctctgatggactgacccccctgcacagattcacctcctcattcactgagtccctctatccagggtttcggGTTTTTataaactcctcagtgtcactgtga
- the LOC125727321 gene encoding NACHT, LRR and PYD domains-containing protein 12-like isoform X1 produces MGGSASEMCPPVGCKRKSPESVLMERADSPVPSCVSLKSDASMDPLLSFREGPFPTDQSVLMKRTDSPVPSCVSLKSDRSIENRLNFREGPFPTDQSVLMKRTDSPVPSCVSLKSDRSIEKQLNFREGPFPTDQRDQMEDCSSDLHDKSGLSSILKSLEEKAMKFLKEELKTFVRHLDQNYPECSEPQLEEDNDLDCDGQMQKTSVREVALKITVYILRIMKHNDLADLLDKRQLMLQHQQEIKCKLKKQCECVFEGKAKEGQPTLLSEIYTELYITEGGTGAVNDEHEVRQIETASKKRRTEDTTVKCNDIFKHLCGRETPIRTVLTKGVAGIGKTVSVQKFILDWAEGKANQDVHFIFALPFRDLNLIKGEYSLIELLCHFVPELKSFQSTELFSSKVLFIFDGLDECRLPLDFQNNESWFDITKKTSLDVLLTNLIKGNLLPSALLWITSRPAAANQIPPECVHQVTEIRGFSDAQKEEYFRRRFRDQSVASRIITHVKSSRSLFIMCHIPVFCWISATVLKRFFSETDRGEIPRTLTEMYTHFLIFQTSLKNDKYMKKQETKLKEYSKEFLLKLGKLAFDNLEKGNLIFYEQDLTGNGIDVTETSVYSGVCTEVFKEEYGLYQEKVYCFVHLSIQEYLAALYVFLSNSSADLLKTAVNEALESKNGHLDLYLRFLLGLSTDSSKTLLQRLLGPTETNSYTIKDTAQYIKGKIQENLSPERTINLFHCLTELGDNSLVEEVQRYLNSGNISVDDLSPAQYSALAFVMLMSDEELDVFDLKKYIRSDEEHCRLLPVVKNSRTALLNSCDLIDKHCEVLSSALRSNSSPLRELDLSENNLKDSGVKLLSAALGDLHCKLEILRLSGCRVTEEGCSSLASALKLNLSHLRELDLSYNHPGDSGVKLLSAVLEDPSCKLEKLQVGRCELTEKCCEALASALRSNSSPLRGLDLSDNDLQDSGVKLLSAGLGDLHCKLEILRLSGCKVTEEGCSSLASALKLNPSHLRELDLSYNHPGDSGVKLLSAVLEDPSCKLEKLHVDHGGECRTRPGLQKYSCQLTLDPNTANRHLSLSGGNRKVTWGAEWQPYPDHPERFDSWEQVLCRESLTGRCYWEAEWDGYGALIGVTYKGIRRKGVSDYLLGFNDKSWSLCCNTDSYSVRHNNKQTLIPIKPSGSRRVGVYLDWGAGALSFYRVSSDGLTPLHRFTSSFTESLYPGFRVFINSSVSL; encoded by the exons atgggtggatctgcttctgaaatgtgcccccctgtggggtgtaagagaaagagccctgagag tgtcctgatggagagagcagactcccctgtacccagctgtgtttccctgaagagtgacgcgTCAATGGACCCCCTACTcagcttcagagagggaccttttcctacagatcaaag tgtcctgatgaagagaacagactcccctgtacccagctgtgtttccctgaagagtgacaggtcaatagAAAACCGACtcaacttcagagagggaccttttcctacagatcaaag tgtcctgatgaagagaacagactcccctgtacccagctgtgtttccctgaagagtgacaggtcaatagAAAAGCAACtcaacttcagagagggaccttttcctacagatcaaag agaccaaatggaagattgcagttcagatctacatgataaatcgggtttatcatccatattgaag tcgctagaggaaaaagccatgaagttcctgaaggaggaactgaagacgtttgtgaggcacctagatcagaattacccagaatgctctgagcctcagctggaggaggacaatgacctggactgtgatggtcagatgcagaagaccagtgttagagaggtagctctgaagatcacagtgtacatcctgaggatcaTGAAACATAATGATCTTGCTGACCTGCTGGACAAGA gacagctcatgctgcaacatcaacaggaaatcaaatgtaaacttaagaagcaatgtgagtgtgtatttgaagggaaagctaaggaaggacagccaacacttctcagtgagatttacacagaactctacataactgaaggtgggactggagcagtcaatgatgaacatgaagtgagacagattgaaacagcatccaagaaaaggcgaacagaagatactacagtcaagtgcaatgatatatttaaacacttatgtgggcgtgagacaccgatcagaactgtactcactaaaggggtggcaggtatcgggaaaacagtctctgtgcagaaatttattctcgactgggcagaaggaaaagcaaaccaggatgttcacttcatatttgctcttcctttccgggacctgaatttgattaagggtgaatacagtctcaTTGAACTGCTTtgccactttgtcccagaactgaaatcatttcaatctactgagctgtttagctccaaagtcttgttcatctttgatggtctggatgagtgtcgccttcctctcgattttcagaacaatgagagctggtttgatataacaaagaaaacgtcactggatgtgctgttaactaacctcattaaggggaatctgctcccatccgctctcctctggataacctcccggccagcagcagccaatcagatacctcctgagtgtgtccaccaggtgacagagatacgagggttcagtgatgcccagaaggaggagtatttcaggaggagatttAGGGATCAGAgcgtggccagcaggattatcacacatgtgaaatcatcaaggagcctcttcatcatgtgccacatacctgtgttctgctggatttcagccactgtgcttaagaggttttttagtgagactgacaggggagaaattccaaggactctgactgaaatgtacacacacttcctgatctttcagacaagtttaaaaaatgacaagtatatgaaaaaacaAGAAACTAAGCTTAaagaatacagcaaggaattccttttaaaacttggtaaacttgcttttgacaaccttgagaaaggcaatctcatattttatgagcaagatctgacagggaatggcattgatgtcactgaaacttcagtttactctggagtgtgcacagaagtctttaaagaggagtatgggttgtaccaggagaaggtgtactgctttgtgcatctgagcatccaggagtatctcgctgctttatatgtttttctgtcaaactcatcagctgacctgctgaagactgcagtgaatgaggcattagagagcaagaatggacacttggacctctacctccgcttcctcctgggcctctcaacagactccagtaagactctgttacaaaggctactggggccGACAGAAACCAACTCATATACCATTAAGGATACAGCCCAGTACATCAAGGggaaaatacaggagaatttatctccagaaaggaccatcaacctgttccactgtctgactgaactgggtgacaattctctagtagaggaagtacaaagatacctgaattcaggaaacatttcagtagatgacctctcacctgcacagtactcagctctggcctttgtgatgctgatgtcagatgaggagctggatgtgtttgacctgaagaaatacatcagatcagatgaagagcactgcaggctgctgcctgtggtcaagaactccaggacggctct gctgaacagctgtgatctcatagataaacactgtgaagtgctgtcttcagctctaagatcaaactcttcccccctgagagagctggacctgagtgagaataacctgaaggattcaggagtgaagctgctctctgctgcactgggggatttacactgtaaactggagatattgag gctgtcaggctgtagagtcacagaagaaggctgttcttccctggcttcagctctgaagttaaacctctcacacctgagagagctggacctgagctacaatcacccaggagactcaggagtgaagctgctctctgctgtactggaggatcccagctgtaaactggagaagctgca ggtgggccggtgtgaactcacagagaaatgctgtgaggcactggcttcagctctcagatcaaactcctcacccctgagagggctggacctgagtgacaatgacctacaggactcaggagtgaagctgctctctgctggactgggggacttacactgtaaactggaaatactgag gctgtcaggctgtaaagtcacagaagaaggctgttcttccctggcttcagctctgaagttaaacccctcacacctgagagagctggatctgagctacaatcacccaggagactcaggagtgaagctgctctctgctgtactggaggatcccagctgtaaactggagaagctgca tgtggatcacggtggagagtgcaggaccagaccaggcttacagaaat actcctgccagctgacgctggaccccaacacagcaaacagacacctgtctctgtcaggagggaacaggaaggtgacatggggggcagagtggcagccatatcctgatcatccagagagatttgacagctgggaacaagttctgtgcagagagagtctgactggccgctgttactgggaggctgagtgggatggatatgGAGCCCTGATAGGagtcacttataaagggatcaggaggaaggGAGTGAGTGATTATCTgcttggattcaatgacaagtcatggagtctgtgctgtaatactgacagttactctgtccggcacaataataaacagactctcatacccataaagccctcaggctcccgcagagtaggagtgtatctggactggggggctggtgctctgtccttctacagagtctcctctgatggactgacccccctgcacagattcacctcctcattcactgagtccctctatccagggtttcggGTTTTTataaactcctcagtgtcactgtga
- the LOC125727321 gene encoding NACHT, LRR and PYD domains-containing protein 12-like isoform X12 — translation MSEPDFSKLPVIRDQMEDCSSDLHDKSGLSSILKSLEEKAMKFLKEELKTFVRHLDQNYPECSEPQLEEDNDLDCDGQMQKTSVREVALKITVYILRIMKHNDLADLLDKRQLMLQHQQEIKCKLKKQCECVFEGKAKEGQPTLLSEIYTELYITEGGTGAVNDEHEVRQIETASKKRRTEDTTVKCNDIFKHLCGRETPIRTVLTKGVAGIGKTVSVQKFILDWAEGKANQDVHFIFALPFRDLNLIKGEYSLIELLCHFVPELKSFQSTELFSSKVLFIFDGLDECRLPLDFQNNESWFDITKKTSLDVLLTNLIKGNLLPSALLWITSRPAAANQIPPECVHQVTEIRGFSDAQKEEYFRRRFRDQSVASRIITHVKSSRSLFIMCHIPVFCWISATVLKRFFSETDRGEIPRTLTEMYTHFLIFQTSLKNDKYMKKQETKLKEYSKEFLLKLGKLAFDNLEKGNLIFYEQDLTGNGIDVTETSVYSGVCTEVFKEEYGLYQEKVYCFVHLSIQEYLAALYVFLSNSSADLLKTAVNEALESKNGHLDLYLRFLLGLSTDSSKTLLQRLLGPTETNSYTIKDTAQYIKGKIQENLSPERTINLFHCLTELGDNSLVEEVQRYLNSGNISVDDLSPAQYSALAFVMLMSDEELDVFDLKKYIRSDEEHCRLLPVVKNSRTALLNSCDLIDKHCEVLSSALRSNSSPLRELDLSENNLKDSGVKLLSAALGDLHCKLEILRLSGCRVTEEGCSSLASALKLNLSHLRELDLSYNHPGDSGVKLLSAVLEDPSCKLEKLQVGRCELTEKCCEALASALRSNSSPLRGLDLSDNDLQDSGVKLLSAGLGDLHCKLEILRLSGCKVTEEGCSSLASALKLNPSHLRELDLSYNHPGDSGVKLLSAVLEDPSCKLEKLHVDHGGECRTRPGLQKYSCQLTLDPNTANRHLSLSGGNRKVTWGAEWQPYPDHPERFDSWEQVLCRESLTGRCYWEAEWDGYGALIGVTYKGIRRKGVSDYLLGFNDKSWSLCCNTDSYSVRHNNKQTLIPIKPSGSRRVGVYLDWGAGALSFYRVSSDGLTPLHRFTSSFTESLYPGFRVFINSSVSL, via the exons ATGTCTGAGCCTGACTTCAGCAAGCTGCCTGTTATCAG agaccaaatggaagattgcagttcagatctacatgataaatcgggtttatcatccatattgaag tcgctagaggaaaaagccatgaagttcctgaaggaggaactgaagacgtttgtgaggcacctagatcagaattacccagaatgctctgagcctcagctggaggaggacaatgacctggactgtgatggtcagatgcagaagaccagtgttagagaggtagctctgaagatcacagtgtacatcctgaggatcaTGAAACATAATGATCTTGCTGACCTGCTGGACAAGA gacagctcatgctgcaacatcaacaggaaatcaaatgtaaacttaagaagcaatgtgagtgtgtatttgaagggaaagctaaggaaggacagccaacacttctcagtgagatttacacagaactctacataactgaaggtgggactggagcagtcaatgatgaacatgaagtgagacagattgaaacagcatccaagaaaaggcgaacagaagatactacagtcaagtgcaatgatatatttaaacacttatgtgggcgtgagacaccgatcagaactgtactcactaaaggggtggcaggtatcgggaaaacagtctctgtgcagaaatttattctcgactgggcagaaggaaaagcaaaccaggatgttcacttcatatttgctcttcctttccgggacctgaatttgattaagggtgaatacagtctcaTTGAACTGCTTtgccactttgtcccagaactgaaatcatttcaatctactgagctgtttagctccaaagtcttgttcatctttgatggtctggatgagtgtcgccttcctctcgattttcagaacaatgagagctggtttgatataacaaagaaaacgtcactggatgtgctgttaactaacctcattaaggggaatctgctcccatccgctctcctctggataacctcccggccagcagcagccaatcagatacctcctgagtgtgtccaccaggtgacagagatacgagggttcagtgatgcccagaaggaggagtatttcaggaggagatttAGGGATCAGAgcgtggccagcaggattatcacacatgtgaaatcatcaaggagcctcttcatcatgtgccacatacctgtgttctgctggatttcagccactgtgcttaagaggttttttagtgagactgacaggggagaaattccaaggactctgactgaaatgtacacacacttcctgatctttcagacaagtttaaaaaatgacaagtatatgaaaaaacaAGAAACTAAGCTTAaagaatacagcaaggaattccttttaaaacttggtaaacttgcttttgacaaccttgagaaaggcaatctcatattttatgagcaagatctgacagggaatggcattgatgtcactgaaacttcagtttactctggagtgtgcacagaagtctttaaagaggagtatgggttgtaccaggagaaggtgtactgctttgtgcatctgagcatccaggagtatctcgctgctttatatgtttttctgtcaaactcatcagctgacctgctgaagactgcagtgaatgaggcattagagagcaagaatggacacttggacctctacctccgcttcctcctgggcctctcaacagactccagtaagactctgttacaaaggctactggggccGACAGAAACCAACTCATATACCATTAAGGATACAGCCCAGTACATCAAGGggaaaatacaggagaatttatctccagaaaggaccatcaacctgttccactgtctgactgaactgggtgacaattctctagtagaggaagtacaaagatacctgaattcaggaaacatttcagtagatgacctctcacctgcacagtactcagctctggcctttgtgatgctgatgtcagatgaggagctggatgtgtttgacctgaagaaatacatcagatcagatgaagagcactgcaggctgctgcctgtggtcaagaactccaggacggctct gctgaacagctgtgatctcatagataaacactgtgaagtgctgtcttcagctctaagatcaaactcttcccccctgagagagctggacctgagtgagaataacctgaaggattcaggagtgaagctgctctctgctgcactgggggatttacactgtaaactggagatattgag gctgtcaggctgtagagtcacagaagaaggctgttcttccctggcttcagctctgaagttaaacctctcacacctgagagagctggacctgagctacaatcacccaggagactcaggagtgaagctgctctctgctgtactggaggatcccagctgtaaactggagaagctgca ggtgggccggtgtgaactcacagagaaatgctgtgaggcactggcttcagctctcagatcaaactcctcacccctgagagggctggacctgagtgacaatgacctacaggactcaggagtgaagctgctctctgctggactgggggacttacactgtaaactggaaatactgag gctgtcaggctgtaaagtcacagaagaaggctgttcttccctggcttcagctctgaagttaaacccctcacacctgagagagctggatctgagctacaatcacccaggagactcaggagtgaagctgctctctgctgtactggaggatcccagctgtaaactggagaagctgca tgtggatcacggtggagagtgcaggaccagaccaggcttacagaaat actcctgccagctgacgctggaccccaacacagcaaacagacacctgtctctgtcaggagggaacaggaaggtgacatggggggcagagtggcagccatatcctgatcatccagagagatttgacagctgggaacaagttctgtgcagagagagtctgactggccgctgttactgggaggctgagtgggatggatatgGAGCCCTGATAGGagtcacttataaagggatcaggaggaaggGAGTGAGTGATTATCTgcttggattcaatgacaagtcatggagtctgtgctgtaatactgacagttactctgtccggcacaataataaacagactctcatacccataaagccctcaggctcccgcagagtaggagtgtatctggactggggggctggtgctctgtccttctacagagtctcctctgatggactgacccccctgcacagattcacctcctcattcactgagtccctctatccagggtttcggGTTTTTataaactcctcagtgtcactgtga